DNA from Patescibacteria group bacterium:
CATCTCGGTCAATATATAATTACATGTTCCACTAAAAACCCCTATTAGCTTATTAATCCGCAGAGGAGAGGAGGTCATACTCTCTATGAGGCGGTAACTGGCAATATTAGACCCTCTTACTCCTAAATAGCAATTATTCTCATTCGCTTCTTTGAAAATTAGACTTCCTGTTCGAGCCAAAAGGGCTTTGTTAGCAGTTATTACATTTTTTCCTCTTTTCAAAGCCTCTAATATTATCTCTTCAGCAGGATTTATCCCTCCCATTACCTCTATAATAGTATTAATTTTTGGATTTTCCAGAATCTCCCTATGGTTTGTGGTCAACAAATGATGAGAAAAAGAAAACGGTCTCTTTTTATCTAAATGCTTAACAACTATTTTCTCCAAAACAAATTCATAATCTTCTTCTTTTTCTTTCTCCCGGT
Protein-coding regions in this window:
- a CDS encoding homoserine dehydrogenase — its product is MTKETYSSIIPNEKELEMRKKIIRLGLFGLGTVGRGIVELLDREKEKEEDYEFVLEKIVVKHLDKKRPFSFSHHLLTTNHREILENPKINTIIEVMGGINPAEEIILEALKRGKNVITANKALLARTGSLIFKEANENNCYLGVRGSNIASYRLIESMTSSPLRINKLIGVFSGTCNYILTEMEKTKEDFFSILKKAQDIGYAEKDPSDDIDGFDTAHKLVVLLGLATGFFPPLDSFSIEGIRRISYQDIV